A genomic segment from Desulfonatronum lacustre DSM 10312 encodes:
- a CDS encoding PAS domain-containing sensor histidine kinase, which translates to MFTTCPQSRHDVGGVIGFNDPDFFDHAPIGIFTSTPEGKYLSVNTALARMFGYKSPQEFLEAVQDIPGQVYVDPTDREEFKRLLEEHGQVWNHQGRRLHRDGSVFWVSVNARVVRDQNGEIACYQGFTTDITEAKLDHEKLLESEDRNKALLNALPDFMFLFSRSGVFLDYHAPCGALLMEPDMFLGRNVRDVLGPDIAEQSLRHIDRVAETGACVSYGYELVFNGETKCYESRMTGCGEHFLAIVRDVTDLRRSQEALKEQTRLLGKITDNMLDMVTLTDLEGKILFLSRSGSLLGHDVDSRLGRNIMEFVHPEDKPKIMAAFEDFLAVKDGARKAELRCSRADGSYLWLETVGGFIFDDQGNPKELLFSSRDVTERKKAEAALQKSNADLKAAERLARMGSWKYDPVRDVFTGSEEAFSIIGMEGEGELLFDDVLWIIHEDDREFTVMTRDKLLRSPQAFDFELRVVVRGQRKWVRVLGDVKVDNGDKAVTIIGMLQDITEKRQLEIAKKEQEEQLAQASKMTALGTLVAGVAHEINNPNNLIMLNAPLLERAWRDVSSILEEYWRTNPDLKLAGIPFGEMREHALELYSGINEGSRRIAKIINELKDFCRQTPLDMAAQVNINEVVESALVLIGKAVSRYTDNFSVTLSSDLPLIQGDHHKLEQVVVNLLLNACQALTDKQQSIVLETHHVPERKAVAVRITDQGEGIRPEDMNRVLDPFYSTRHKTGGTGLGLSISSAIIQDHGGDIHFESSPGQGTMVTVLLSVPE; encoded by the coding sequence ATGTTCACCACATGCCCCCAAAGTCGCCATGACGTCGGCGGCGTGATCGGCTTCAACGATCCGGATTTCTTCGATCACGCCCCCATCGGCATCTTCACCTCCACGCCTGAGGGAAAGTACCTTTCGGTCAATACCGCCTTGGCCAGGATGTTCGGCTATAAATCTCCCCAGGAGTTTCTGGAGGCGGTCCAGGACATCCCCGGTCAGGTCTACGTCGATCCCACGGACAGGGAGGAATTCAAGCGGCTCCTGGAAGAACACGGCCAGGTCTGGAACCATCAGGGCCGTCGGCTGCACCGGGACGGTTCTGTTTTTTGGGTGTCCGTGAATGCACGGGTGGTCCGGGATCAAAACGGAGAGATTGCTTGTTATCAGGGATTCACCACGGATATTACCGAGGCCAAACTGGATCATGAGAAACTGCTGGAAAGCGAAGACAGAAACAAGGCCCTGCTCAACGCCCTGCCGGATTTTATGTTCCTCTTCAGTCGGAGCGGGGTGTTTTTGGATTACCATGCGCCATGCGGCGCTCTCCTGATGGAGCCGGACATGTTTCTGGGCCGTAATGTGCGGGATGTCCTTGGCCCGGATATCGCTGAGCAGAGCCTCCGGCACATCGACCGGGTTGCTGAAACGGGGGCATGCGTTTCCTACGGATATGAACTTGTCTTTAACGGTGAAACCAAGTGTTACGAAAGCCGGATGACGGGCTGTGGCGAGCATTTTTTGGCCATTGTCCGGGACGTCACGGATCTCAGAAGATCCCAGGAGGCTTTGAAGGAACAGACCCGCCTTCTGGGGAAAATCACGGACAACATGCTCGACATGGTGACCCTCACCGATTTGGAGGGCAAAATTTTGTTTCTCAGCAGGTCCGGCAGTCTTTTGGGGCATGACGTCGATTCCCGGCTGGGCAGGAACATCATGGAGTTCGTCCACCCGGAGGACAAGCCGAAGATCATGGCGGCTTTTGAGGATTTTCTGGCCGTCAAGGACGGTGCGCGAAAGGCCGAGCTGAGATGTTCTCGGGCCGACGGAAGCTACCTTTGGCTTGAGACGGTGGGAGGCTTTATTTTTGACGACCAGGGCAATCCCAAGGAACTCCTCTTCAGTTCTCGGGACGTCACCGAGCGAAAGAAGGCCGAGGCGGCGCTCCAGAAAAGCAACGCCGACCTGAAAGCAGCGGAGCGATTGGCCCGCATGGGCAGTTGGAAATACGATCCGGTTCGCGATGTTTTCACGGGGTCGGAAGAAGCGTTCAGCATTATCGGCATGGAAGGAGAGGGAGAACTTCTTTTTGATGACGTCTTGTGGATCATCCATGAAGATGATCGCGAGTTCACGGTCATGACCCGGGACAAGCTCTTGCGGTCTCCCCAGGCATTTGATTTTGAACTGCGGGTCGTTGTCCGAGGCCAACGGAAATGGGTCAGGGTCCTTGGGGACGTGAAGGTCGATAATGGCGACAAGGCCGTGACGATCATTGGCATGCTTCAGGACATAACCGAGAAAAGACAGTTGGAAATCGCCAAGAAGGAACAGGAGGAGCAGCTGGCACAGGCTTCCAAAATGACCGCCCTGGGCACCCTTGTGGCCGGGGTGGCTCACGAGATCAACAACCCCAACAATCTGATCATGCTCAACGCGCCTCTCTTGGAGCGGGCCTGGAGGGACGTGTCGTCCATACTGGAAGAGTATTGGCGGACCAACCCCGACCTCAAACTTGCCGGAATTCCCTTTGGCGAGATGCGCGAGCACGCCCTGGAATTGTATTCCGGGATCAATGAAGGAAGCAGGCGTATTGCCAAGATTATCAATGAACTGAAGGATTTTTGCCGTCAGACGCCTTTGGATATGGCAGCCCAAGTAAATATCAACGAGGTGGTCGAATCGGCTCTGGTTTTGATCGGGAAGGCCGTCTCCAGGTACACGGACAACTTCAGCGTAACGCTCTCGTCGGATTTGCCGCTGATCCAGGGGGACCATCACAAGCTGGAGCAGGTGGTGGTCAACCTGTTGCTGAATGCCTGTCAGGCCTTGACCGACAAGCAACAATCCATTGTTCTGGAGACGCACCATGTCCCGGAGCGCAAGGCCGTGGCCGTCCGGATCACGGACCAGGGCGAGGGGATTCGTCCCGAAGACATGAACCGCGTCCTTGATCCGTTCTACAGCACGCGACACAAAACCGGAGGGACCGGGCTGGGATTGTCCATCAGTTCCGCGATCATCCAGGATCATGGGGGCGACATTCATTTTGAATCCAGTCCGGGGCAGGGCACGATGGTCACCGTGCTCCTGAGCGTCCCGGAGTAG
- a CDS encoding sensor histidine kinase gives MRDGFDERLRRLRTQAEARLEKASQPVDKLSGPEIKDLIHDYQVHQIELEIQNEELRETQKQLELVRDRYARLFNDAPVGYLTIDETGIIVQTNETFAGMVGREPAYLSGKALADCIDPTERSAFYGRFKAFFKNPQGKHLDFRLHGQNGGPTVRCVGRMEKESQDQPAHDARRHLLLILTDISEQVRAEAARRESEERYRLLSDVTLEGIVIHKNGVARDLNPSLSRLFGYERDELLGVNILELLIHEEDRDIVRSNIVKEYARPYTVRAVKKSGEVFYAELEARDFITRDETLRVAAVRDITQRKLAEQEIVQINEQLQQAIAEKDMLFAIIAHDLKSPMSGLLVSTEMLAREPEIFSERDFGFLATALHKNARNTFNLLEDLLQWARMSQGGIDFEPTPTSLDNLLHMGLSTAKDLAKGKEISLRVDIPPGLTVLVDQPMIKTVIRNVLFNAVKFTPRRGEIAITARLADRKVTMAIQDNGIGMSEQVLSSIFTLEKGKRQLGTDGEKGTGLGLVLCKQFIEKHGGRIRLESLPGHGTTVYFTLPEA, from the coding sequence ATGCGTGATGGTTTTGACGAAAGGCTGCGACGTTTGCGCACCCAGGCTGAGGCGCGCCTGGAAAAGGCATCCCAGCCGGTTGACAAGCTCTCCGGGCCGGAGATCAAGGACTTGATCCATGATTATCAGGTTCATCAGATCGAACTGGAAATCCAAAACGAGGAATTGCGCGAAACCCAGAAGCAGTTGGAACTGGTCAGGGATAGATACGCCAGGCTCTTTAACGATGCGCCGGTCGGGTATTTGACCATTGATGAAACCGGGATCATCGTCCAGACCAATGAGACCTTTGCCGGGATGGTCGGGCGGGAGCCCGCGTACCTGTCCGGAAAGGCCCTGGCCGACTGTATTGATCCCACGGAACGCTCGGCTTTTTATGGACGGTTCAAGGCCTTTTTCAAGAATCCCCAGGGAAAGCATTTGGATTTCCGGCTGCATGGCCAAAACGGCGGTCCAACCGTGCGGTGCGTCGGGAGAATGGAAAAGGAAAGCCAGGACCAGCCGGCTCATGACGCCCGGCGGCATCTGCTGCTCATCCTCACCGACATCAGTGAGCAGGTCCGGGCTGAGGCGGCGCGCCGCGAAAGTGAGGAGCGCTACCGGTTGCTCTCCGATGTGACCCTGGAAGGGATCGTCATCCACAAAAATGGAGTGGCCAGGGACTTGAATCCCTCGTTGAGCAGGTTGTTCGGCTATGAACGGGATGAACTTTTGGGGGTGAACATCCTGGAGCTGCTCATTCATGAGGAGGATCGGGACATTGTCAGGTCCAACATCGTCAAGGAGTATGCCCGGCCCTACACGGTCCGGGCCGTCAAAAAGAGCGGAGAGGTTTTTTACGCCGAGCTGGAAGCGCGAGATTTCATAACCCGGGATGAAACCCTGAGGGTTGCCGCGGTGCGCGACATTACCCAACGCAAACTGGCGGAACAAGAAATCGTACAGATCAATGAACAATTGCAGCAGGCGATTGCGGAAAAAGACATGCTCTTCGCCATCATTGCCCATGACCTGAAATCCCCCATGTCCGGCCTCTTGGTCTCGACGGAAATGCTGGCCCGGGAACCGGAGATCTTTTCCGAGCGGGATTTCGGGTTCCTTGCCACCGCCCTGCACAAGAACGCCCGAAACACCTTCAACCTCCTGGAAGACCTGCTGCAATGGGCTCGGATGAGCCAGGGAGGGATCGATTTCGAACCCACGCCGACCAGCCTGGACAACCTGCTGCACATGGGGTTGTCCACGGCCAAGGATCTGGCCAAGGGCAAGGAAATTTCCCTTCGCGTGGACATTCCTCCGGGGCTGACCGTTCTGGTTGATCAGCCCATGATCAAGACCGTGATCCGGAACGTTCTCTTCAATGCCGTCAAGTTTACCCCCCGCCGAGGCGAGATCGCCATCACGGCCCGGCTAGCGGACCGGAAAGTGACCATGGCGATTCAGGACAACGGCATAGGTATGAGCGAGCAGGTGCTGTCCTCCATTTTCACCCTGGAAAAAGGAAAACGACAGCTGGGAACGGATGGCGAAAAGGGAACCGGCCTGGGGCTTGTGCTGTGCAAGCAGTTTATCGAAAAGCACGGAGGCCGAATCCGGCTGGAAAGCCTCCCCGGCCACGGTACGACGGTGTATTTCACGTTGCCGGAGGCCTGA
- a CDS encoding cache domain-containing protein, giving the protein MKTYSYKKVFQVVVVAILLLSGTVVGYFWIKREHQYQLETMQRIHEDHFALRKAEVRAIVQQLVEEIAFHQAEVEDRLKRNILEKVRVAIDIATAIHARESGSRDEAEVRQLIIDALMPLRFFNGRGYYWIHDTDHILVAHPFREGSIGGDDTDLVDSQGQLLIQSFVAAALSDSRGGFVDYYWSKPEIDERYHRQLGRKKIAYLQLFEPYNWVIGVGEYVEDVEAQTQEAMIRRIAAVRYGEVGYIFNHTREGVCLNHVNKENIGRNRWELLDASGMKLVQELDRVGRQPGGGFLEYVATIDPRTGEPAKKLSFVRSVDDWGWVLGTGVYIEDIEARLAEVQAGMNQRLVVNVLIAGIALCVTAMLVLLVSHRMAAWFSRELDLIVSRSESGEDTPVDLNALRIAELREIGAKSNMVLAQKAKIQAQLLQAQKMESVGILAGGVAHDFNNLLHVMRGNIELLIRSVSSDSQSAARMESVTKSLDRAARLVQQLLLFSRKAESGKEPVDLNQEVREAAQMLERTIPKMIALELRLNPAVRPISGDPVLMEQILLNLANNAVDAMPEGGRLIIETSNVELDSNFVVSHPGSSVGCHVLLTVTDTGCGMDEATLKQAFDPFFTTKEVGQGTGLGLASVYGIVKSHGGYIHCYSEPGQGTTFRIFLPAADPFEEGSGEPHQPEAKPKADMDGDNDVRTILVVDDEPTIRELTQEALEDFGYVVLHAANGEEALDIYQEHGQTIDLVLLDLNMPGMGGHKCLQELLRLDPAVRVLISSGYSANGQARESLKSGAAGFIGKPYQLKELEAAVREALGRE; this is encoded by the coding sequence ATGAAAACATACAGCTACAAAAAGGTTTTCCAGGTCGTGGTCGTCGCCATCCTGCTGCTCTCCGGCACGGTCGTGGGCTACTTCTGGATCAAGCGCGAGCACCAGTATCAGCTCGAGACGATGCAGCGCATCCATGAAGACCATTTCGCCCTGCGCAAGGCCGAGGTCCGGGCCATTGTCCAGCAACTGGTTGAAGAAATAGCCTTTCATCAGGCCGAAGTCGAGGATCGGCTGAAGCGGAATATTCTTGAAAAGGTCCGCGTGGCCATTGACATCGCCACGGCGATCCATGCCCGGGAAAGCGGGTCGCGCGACGAGGCCGAGGTCAGGCAACTGATCATCGACGCCTTGATGCCGCTGCGTTTTTTTAATGGCCGCGGCTACTATTGGATTCACGACACGGACCATATTCTCGTGGCCCACCCTTTTCGTGAAGGGTCCATTGGGGGGGACGACACCGATCTTGTGGACAGCCAAGGGCAATTGCTGATCCAGAGTTTCGTCGCCGCGGCCTTGTCCGATTCGCGAGGCGGGTTTGTCGACTATTACTGGAGCAAACCAGAGATCGACGAGCGTTACCACCGGCAGCTGGGGCGGAAGAAAATTGCCTACCTTCAGTTGTTCGAGCCGTACAACTGGGTGATCGGCGTTGGGGAATACGTGGAGGATGTCGAAGCTCAAACCCAGGAGGCCATGATCAGGCGTATTGCCGCCGTCCGCTACGGAGAGGTCGGATATATATTCAATCACACGCGGGAGGGTGTCTGCCTCAATCATGTCAATAAGGAGAACATCGGCCGGAACCGCTGGGAACTGCTGGACGCGTCCGGCATGAAACTGGTGCAGGAGCTGGATCGCGTCGGCCGACAGCCCGGCGGTGGGTTCCTGGAATATGTGGCCACCATTGATCCGCGCACAGGCGAACCGGCCAAGAAGCTCAGCTTTGTCCGGTCCGTGGACGACTGGGGCTGGGTGTTGGGGACAGGCGTGTACATTGAGGATATCGAAGCGCGGTTGGCCGAAGTGCAGGCGGGCATGAACCAACGTCTGGTCGTCAATGTCCTGATTGCCGGAATCGCTCTTTGCGTTACGGCAATGCTGGTGCTGCTGGTCAGCCATCGCATGGCCGCCTGGTTCTCTCGTGAATTGGATCTGATCGTCTCCCGCAGCGAAAGCGGCGAGGATACGCCGGTGGATCTGAACGCGCTGCGCATCGCCGAGTTGCGCGAGATCGGCGCGAAATCAAACATGGTTCTGGCCCAGAAAGCCAAGATCCAGGCCCAGTTGCTTCAGGCCCAGAAGATGGAATCCGTGGGCATTCTGGCCGGGGGCGTGGCCCACGACTTCAACAATCTGCTCCATGTGATGCGCGGCAATATCGAGTTATTGATCCGGAGCGTATCCAGCGACTCCCAAAGTGCGGCCCGGATGGAATCCGTCACCAAGTCCCTGGACCGGGCAGCCAGGCTTGTCCAACAGCTTCTGCTCTTCAGTCGCAAGGCTGAATCCGGCAAGGAGCCGGTCGATCTGAACCAGGAAGTTCGCGAGGCGGCCCAGATGCTGGAGCGGACCATTCCCAAGATGATCGCCTTGGAACTGCGCCTTAATCCGGCGGTCCGTCCGATATCCGGCGACCCGGTGCTGATGGAACAGATCCTGCTCAACCTGGCCAACAATGCCGTTGACGCCATGCCCGAGGGCGGTCGGTTGATCATCGAAACCAGCAATGTGGAACTGGACTCAAATTTCGTTGTCAGCCATCCCGGCTCGTCCGTGGGATGTCACGTGCTCCTGACGGTCACCGACACGGGATGCGGCATGGACGAGGCAACGCTCAAGCAGGCTTTCGACCCCTTCTTCACCACCAAGGAAGTGGGCCAGGGCACCGGCCTGGGGCTGGCCTCGGTCTACGGCATCGTCAAAAGCCATGGCGGCTACATTCACTGTTACAGCGAACCCGGCCAAGGCACGACGTTCCGGATTTTCCTGCCGGCCGCCGATCCCTTCGAGGAAGGGTCGGGCGAGCCACATCAACCCGAAGCCAAGCCCAAGGCCGATATGGACGGCGACAACGACGTCAGAACCATCCTGGTGGTGGACGACGAGCCGACAATCCGGGAGCTGACTCAGGAGGCCCTGGAAGACTTCGGCTATGTCGTGCTCCACGCGGCCAACGGGGAAGAAGCCCTGGATATCTACCAGGAGCACGGCCAAACCATCGACCTGGTCCTGCTGGACCTGAACATGCCCGGCATGGGCGGCCACAAATGCCTCCAGGAACTGCTCCGCCTCGACCCGGCTGTTCGGGTGCTTATCTCCAGCGGCTATTCGGCCAACGGTCAGGCTAGGGAAAGCCTAAAATCCGGGGCAGCGGGCTTCATCGGCAAGCCGTATCAGTTGAAGGAACTGGAGGCCGCGGTGCGGGAGGCGCTGGGGAGGGAGTGA
- a CDS encoding sigma-54-dependent transcriptional regulator, producing the protein MPDSTSHLPVYILDDEQALTRSFLLTLKSFGFADVRTFHDGREILDHFSEQESGVLLLDLSMPGMPGEEVLGRVRECSPLVQVVVVTGINEADTAVRCIQAGAFDYLVKPVEPDRLVTTVRRAMSHASVLEQNSRLRRKLLTGDLDQPDVFRRIITQDPRMRAIFSYVEVVAPLSAPVLVTGETGTGKDLLAAALHEASGRKGRFIGLNAAGLDDNVFADTLFGHVKGAFTDAREARKGLVEQAEGGSLFLDEIGDLTPASQVKLLKLIQDRVYYPLGSDTPKTCTARIIAATNRDLKAAQKHGQFREDLLYRINTYHIHLPPLRERKGDIPFLTEFFLAEAGSELNVNREPLSPRVAELLASYGFPGNIRELRSLVFAAMAEGGMAILGKRVADLTGIGLAGPVARQRNPDRRSASWQYPDPLPTLEQAGDMLVEQALRTTNGNQSKAAAILGITRQALNKRVKKAR; encoded by the coding sequence ATGCCTGATTCCACGTCTCATCTTCCCGTTTACATCCTCGACGACGAGCAGGCTCTGACGCGAAGCTTTTTGTTGACGCTGAAATCATTCGGCTTCGCGGACGTCCGGACGTTTCATGACGGCCGAGAAATCCTGGACCATTTTTCAGAGCAGGAAAGCGGGGTGCTCTTGCTGGATCTTTCCATGCCGGGCATGCCCGGGGAGGAGGTCCTGGGACGGGTTCGGGAATGCAGTCCGCTGGTGCAGGTGGTGGTGGTCACCGGGATCAACGAGGCGGATACGGCGGTGCGGTGCATCCAGGCCGGAGCGTTCGACTATCTGGTCAAGCCCGTGGAGCCGGACAGGCTGGTGACCACGGTGCGCCGGGCCATGAGCCATGCTTCGGTTCTGGAGCAGAATAGCCGATTGAGACGAAAATTGCTCACAGGCGACCTGGATCAGCCGGATGTTTTCCGGAGGATCATCACCCAGGATCCTCGGATGCGGGCAATCTTCAGCTATGTTGAGGTCGTCGCTCCCTTGTCCGCTCCCGTGCTCGTCACCGGAGAAACCGGGACCGGCAAGGATTTGCTGGCCGCGGCCCTGCACGAAGCCAGCGGGCGCAAGGGCCGGTTCATCGGGCTGAACGCTGCCGGCCTGGACGACAATGTCTTCGCGGACACGCTGTTCGGGCACGTCAAGGGGGCGTTCACCGATGCCCGCGAAGCCCGGAAAGGGCTTGTGGAGCAGGCTGAGGGCGGCTCGTTGTTTCTGGATGAAATCGGCGATCTGACCCCGGCTTCGCAGGTCAAACTGCTCAAACTCATCCAGGACCGCGTTTACTATCCCCTGGGATCGGACACGCCCAAGACGTGCACGGCCAGAATCATCGCCGCCACCAACCGGGACCTGAAGGCGGCTCAGAAGCACGGCCAGTTCCGAGAGGATTTGCTGTACAGAATCAACACCTATCACATCCATCTTCCGCCCTTGCGGGAGCGGAAGGGCGATATTCCGTTCCTGACCGAGTTCTTCCTGGCCGAGGCCGGTTCCGAACTGAACGTGAACCGGGAACCGCTGTCTCCTCGTGTCGCGGAACTGTTGGCGTCGTATGGTTTCCCAGGCAATATCCGGGAGCTTCGCTCGCTTGTCTTCGCGGCCATGGCCGAAGGCGGCATGGCGATCCTGGGAAAACGGGTCGCCGACCTCACGGGGATCGGTCTGGCCGGCCCGGTCGCGAGGCAACGAAATCCCGACCGCCGCTCCGCGTCATGGCAGTACCCCGACCCCCTCCCCACCCTGGAACAAGCCGGCGACATGCTGGTGGAACAGGCGCTGCGGACAACCAACGGTAATCAGTCCAAGGCAGCGGCAATCCTTGGTATTACCCGGCAAGCATTGAATAAGCGGGTTAAAAAGGCGCGGTAG